From one Nocardioides sp. Kera G14 genomic stretch:
- the glgC gene encoding glucose-1-phosphate adenylyltransferase has protein sequence MVVPLRKKVLAIVLAGGEGKRLMPLTADRAKPAVPYAGIYRLIDFALSNVVNSGCLQVVVLTQYKSHSLDRHVTQTWRLSTMLGQYVASVPAQQRVGKNWYLGSADAIYQSLNLVGDERPDLVIVVGADHVYRMDFAQMVEQHIELGAPCSVAAIRQPISLANQFGVIDVQKEDPRCIREFLEKPADPVGLPDAPDEVLASMGNYIFDTDALVEAVTRDAADPSSKHDMGGDIVPGFVDRGEAAVYDYKDNVVPGATERDRGYWRDVGTMRSYYDAHMDVVSPLPVFNLYNYDWPIYTSHGPFPPAKVVHSRVDEVLLSPGVVVTGGSVERSVLSPGVFVSEGASVTGSVLLNDVKIGDGAVVQNAILDKNVVIPPGGRVGFDPEEDEKHGFVVIDGLTVAGKDQPYD, from the coding sequence ATGGTCGTGCCTCTGCGCAAGAAGGTCCTCGCCATCGTCCTCGCCGGGGGCGAGGGCAAACGCCTGATGCCGCTCACGGCGGACCGCGCGAAGCCCGCCGTGCCGTACGCCGGCATCTACCGCCTCATCGACTTCGCGCTCTCCAACGTGGTCAACAGCGGCTGTCTGCAGGTCGTCGTGCTGACCCAGTACAAGTCGCACTCGCTCGACCGCCACGTCACGCAGACATGGCGTCTCTCGACCATGCTCGGCCAGTACGTCGCCTCCGTCCCGGCCCAGCAGCGTGTCGGCAAGAACTGGTACCTCGGCTCGGCCGACGCGATCTACCAGTCGCTCAACCTCGTCGGTGACGAGCGGCCCGACCTCGTGATCGTCGTCGGCGCCGACCACGTCTACCGGATGGACTTCGCGCAGATGGTCGAGCAGCACATCGAGCTCGGCGCTCCCTGCTCGGTCGCCGCGATCCGCCAGCCGATCTCCCTGGCCAACCAGTTCGGCGTGATCGACGTGCAGAAGGAGGACCCGCGCTGCATCCGCGAGTTCCTCGAGAAGCCGGCCGATCCGGTCGGCCTGCCGGACGCGCCGGACGAGGTGCTGGCGTCGATGGGCAACTACATCTTCGACACCGACGCGCTCGTGGAGGCGGTGACACGCGATGCCGCCGACCCCTCGTCGAAGCACGACATGGGCGGGGACATCGTCCCCGGTTTCGTCGATCGGGGCGAGGCGGCGGTCTACGACTACAAGGACAACGTCGTCCCCGGCGCCACCGAGCGCGATCGTGGCTACTGGCGCGACGTGGGGACGATGCGGTCCTATTACGACGCGCACATGGACGTCGTCTCGCCGCTGCCGGTCTTCAACCTCTACAACTACGACTGGCCGATCTACACGTCGCACGGGCCGTTCCCACCGGCGAAGGTGGTGCACTCCCGCGTCGACGAGGTGCTCCTCTCGCCCGGCGTGGTCGTCACAGGCGGCTCGGTCGAGCGCTCGGTGCTGTCACCCGGCGTCTTCGTGTCCGAGGGCGCCTCGGTGACCGGCTCGGTGCTGCTCAACGACGTGAAGATCGGTGACGGCGCCGTCGTACAGAACGCGATCCTCGACAAGAACGTCGTCATCCCGCCCGGCGGCCGGGTCGGCTTCGACCCGGAGGAGGACGAGAAGCACGGCTTCGTCGTGATCGATGGTTTGACGGTGGCGGGCAAGGACCAGCCGTACGACTAG
- the fgd gene encoding glucose-6-phosphate dehydrogenase (coenzyme-F420) — protein MTLKIGYKASAEQFGPRDLLDFGVLAEEVGLDSVWVSDHFQPWRHIGGHAPAALPWLGALAERTSRVLLGTSVLTPTFRHNPAMVAQAFATLAQLAPGRIALGVGSGEALNEVAVLGEFEWPEFKERYARLREAVRLIKQLWAEERVNFDGEYYKTVDATVYDRPDQPIPIYIAAGGPQVAKYAGRAGDGFICTSGKGMELYTEKLLPALAEGRELSGRTGDADRMIEIKLSYAHTREEALENCRFWAPLSLTAEQKHSLQDPSAMAEAADALPIEQVAKRWIVATNVDEVLAEVKPYVDAGLNHLVFHAPGMDQAEFLREFGAEVLPALREL, from the coding sequence GTGACCCTCAAGATCGGCTACAAGGCCTCCGCAGAGCAGTTCGGTCCCCGTGACCTCCTCGACTTCGGCGTCCTCGCGGAGGAGGTGGGCCTCGACTCCGTCTGGGTCAGTGACCACTTCCAGCCGTGGCGCCACATCGGCGGCCATGCGCCCGCCGCGCTGCCATGGCTCGGTGCCCTCGCCGAACGCACCTCGCGTGTCCTCCTGGGGACCTCGGTGCTTACCCCGACCTTCCGCCACAACCCGGCGATGGTCGCCCAGGCCTTCGCCACGCTCGCGCAGCTGGCGCCGGGCCGGATCGCCCTCGGCGTCGGCTCCGGCGAGGCGCTCAACGAGGTCGCGGTGCTCGGCGAGTTCGAGTGGCCCGAGTTCAAGGAGCGTTACGCGCGCCTGCGCGAGGCCGTCCGCCTGATCAAGCAGCTCTGGGCCGAGGAGCGGGTCAACTTCGACGGTGAGTACTACAAGACCGTCGACGCCACCGTCTACGACCGGCCCGACCAGCCGATCCCGATCTACATCGCCGCCGGCGGCCCGCAGGTCGCCAAGTACGCCGGCCGTGCGGGCGACGGCTTCATCTGCACGTCGGGCAAGGGCATGGAGCTCTACACCGAGAAGCTCCTCCCCGCCCTCGCCGAGGGCCGGGAGCTGTCGGGACGCACCGGCGACGCCGACCGGATGATCGAGATCAAGCTCTCGTACGCCCATACCCGCGAGGAGGCACTGGAGAACTGCCGCTTCTGGGCTCCGCTCTCCCTCACCGCCGAGCAGAAGCACTCGCTCCAGGACCCCTCGGCCATGGCCGAGGCCGCCGACGCGCTCCCGATCGAGCAGGTCGCCAAGCGCTGGATCGTCGCCACGAACGTCGACGAGGTGCTCGCCGAGGTGAAGCCGTACGTCGACGCCGGTCTCAACCACCTGGTCTTCCACGCCCCGGGCATGGATCAGGCGGAGTTCCTCCGCGAGTTCGGCGCTGAGGTCCTCCCGGCGCTCCGCGAGCTCTGA
- the npdG gene encoding NADPH-dependent F420 reductase produces the protein MRVSELGTVAFLGGTGAFGTSLGWRFAKAGVPVILGSRSQERADAAADAVNAKSGGRVTGMLNAEAAAAADITVIAVPWSAHAEVLKPLHDALRGKLVVDAVNPIGFDHRGAYPLHGWEGSAAQQAAALLSESTVTSAFHTVAADLLAQDGPLDSDVLVMGDDESAVATVCALAELVDGVRGVPAGQLRNSQAVEALVANIIAVNRAHGIHAGLRLTGLPEN, from the coding sequence ATGCGTGTTTCTGAGCTCGGGACGGTGGCCTTCCTCGGCGGCACGGGTGCCTTCGGTACGTCGTTGGGCTGGCGCTTCGCGAAGGCCGGCGTTCCTGTCATCCTCGGAAGTCGCTCGCAGGAGCGAGCTGACGCGGCGGCCGACGCAGTCAACGCGAAGAGTGGTGGTCGAGTCACCGGCATGCTCAACGCCGAGGCCGCCGCAGCGGCGGACATCACGGTCATCGCCGTGCCCTGGAGCGCGCACGCTGAAGTCCTCAAGCCGCTGCACGACGCCCTGCGCGGCAAGCTCGTCGTCGACGCGGTCAACCCGATCGGCTTCGACCATCGCGGCGCCTACCCGCTGCACGGCTGGGAGGGCAGCGCGGCGCAGCAGGCAGCCGCCCTGTTGTCGGAGTCGACCGTCACGAGCGCCTTCCACACCGTCGCCGCCGACCTCCTCGCCCAGGACGGCCCACTCGACTCGGACGTGCTCGTGATGGGTGATGACGAATCCGCCGTCGCCACGGTCTGCGCGCTCGCTGAACTGGTGGACGGCGTACGTGGTGTGCCGGCGGGACAACTGCGCAACAGCCAGGCAGTGGAGGCGCTGGTCGCGAACATCATCGCGGTCAACCGTGCTCACGGCATCCATGCCGGTCTCCGGCTGACCGGCCTCCCCGAGAACTAG
- the typA gene encoding translational GTPase TypA, whose protein sequence is MKANLRNVAIVAHVDHGKTTLVDAMLKQGGAFSAHAMESGVDDRVMDSGDLEREKGITILAKNTAIFYNGEHAPEGGMTINIIDTPGHADFGGEVERGLSMVDGIVLLVDASEGPLPQTRFVLRKALNADMPVALVINKVDRPDARIDEVIDEVYELFMDLLDDSHSENAIDFPIIYASGKNGIASTVKPANGTLPEGDNLEPLFKTILDTIPAPEYDEGAPLQAHVTNLDASPFLGRLALVRIHQGYLKKGQQVAWMTRGGDVKNVKITELLITKGLEREPGEIAGPGDIVAVAGIAEIMIGETLADPENPIALPLIHVDEPAISMTIGTNTSPLVGKVKGSKVTARMVKDRLDQELIGNVSLRVLPTERPDAWEVQGRGELALAILVEQMRREGFELTVGKPQVVTKEVDGKVHEPVERLTVDAPEEYLGAITELLATRKGRMEGMTNHGTGWVRMEFVVPARGLIGFRTDFLTETRGTGMSSSISEGFIPWAGEIRARNNGSLVADRAGAATAHAMTSLQERGTIFVKPGTEVYEGMIVGENSRSDDMDVNITREKQQTNIRSATSDNFEKLTPPKELSLEQCLEFCRDDECVEVTPDMVRIRKVVLDANERAKTASRLRKANK, encoded by the coding sequence ATGAAGGCCAACCTCCGCAACGTCGCCATCGTTGCCCACGTCGACCACGGCAAGACCACGCTGGTCGACGCGATGCTCAAGCAGGGCGGTGCGTTCAGCGCCCACGCGATGGAGTCGGGCGTCGACGACCGCGTCATGGACTCCGGTGACCTCGAGCGCGAGAAGGGCATCACGATCCTCGCGAAGAACACCGCCATCTTCTACAACGGCGAGCACGCCCCCGAGGGCGGCATGACGATCAACATCATCGACACCCCCGGCCACGCCGACTTCGGCGGCGAGGTCGAGCGCGGCCTGTCGATGGTCGACGGCATCGTCCTCCTCGTCGACGCCTCCGAGGGCCCGCTCCCCCAGACCCGCTTCGTGCTGCGCAAGGCGCTCAACGCCGACATGCCCGTCGCCCTGGTCATCAACAAGGTCGACCGGCCTGACGCCCGCATCGACGAGGTCATCGACGAGGTCTACGAGCTCTTCATGGACCTGCTCGACGACTCGCACTCCGAGAACGCGATCGACTTCCCGATCATCTACGCCTCGGGCAAGAATGGCATCGCCTCGACGGTGAAGCCCGCGAACGGCACCCTCCCCGAGGGCGACAACCTCGAGCCGCTCTTCAAGACGATCCTCGACACCATCCCGGCTCCGGAGTACGACGAGGGCGCGCCGCTCCAGGCCCACGTCACCAACCTCGACGCCTCCCCGTTCCTCGGTCGGCTCGCGCTGGTCCGCATCCACCAGGGCTACCTGAAGAAGGGCCAGCAGGTCGCGTGGATGACCCGCGGCGGTGACGTCAAGAACGTCAAGATCACCGAGCTGCTCATCACCAAGGGCCTCGAGCGCGAGCCCGGCGAGATCGCAGGCCCCGGTGACATCGTCGCCGTCGCCGGCATCGCGGAGATCATGATCGGCGAGACGCTCGCGGACCCGGAGAACCCCATCGCGCTGCCGCTCATCCACGTCGACGAGCCCGCGATCTCCATGACCATCGGTACCAACACCTCGCCGCTCGTCGGCAAGGTCAAGGGCTCGAAGGTCACGGCCCGCATGGTCAAGGACCGCCTCGACCAGGAGCTCATCGGCAACGTGTCGCTGCGCGTCCTCCCGACCGAGCGTCCCGACGCCTGGGAGGTCCAGGGTCGTGGGGAGCTGGCTCTCGCGATCCTCGTCGAGCAGATGCGTCGCGAGGGCTTCGAGCTCACCGTCGGCAAGCCCCAGGTCGTCACCAAGGAGGTCGACGGCAAGGTGCACGAGCCGGTCGAGCGCCTCACGGTCGACGCCCCCGAGGAGTACCTCGGCGCGATCACCGAGCTCCTCGCCACCCGCAAGGGCCGCATGGAGGGCATGACCAACCACGGCACCGGCTGGGTCCGGATGGAGTTCGTCGTCCCGGCCCGTGGCCTGATCGGCTTCCGTACCGACTTCCTCACCGAGACCCGCGGCACCGGCATGTCGTCCTCGATCTCCGAGGGTTTCATCCCGTGGGCCGGCGAGATCCGCGCCCGCAACAACGGCTCGCTCGTGGCCGACCGCGCCGGTGCGGCCACCGCGCACGCCATGACCTCGCTGCAGGAGCGCGGCACGATCTTCGTGAAGCCGGGCACGGAGGTCTACGAGGGCATGATCGTCGGCGAGAACTCCCGCTCCGACGACATGGACGTCAACATCACGCGTGAGAAGCAGCAGACCAACATCCGCTCCGCCACGTCGGACAACTTCGAGAAGCTCACCCCGCCGAAGGAGCTCTCCCTCGAGCAGTGCCTCGAGTTCTGTCGCGACGACGAGTGTGTCGAGGTCACGCCCGACATGGTCCGGATCCGCAAGGTCGTCCTCGACGCCAACGAGCGCGCCAAGACGGCCTCGCGGTTGCGCAAGGCGAACAAGTAG
- a CDS encoding aspartate/glutamate racemase family protein yields the protein MQTIGLIGGLSWESSAVYYEGLNKGVQAQLGGLHSAKVVLVSVDLAELTDLQQQGDWDTVAQILGDAAKGAEAAGADFLLLAATTFHRVYDQIAAAVSIPVVHLADLMAERIKAAGFSTVGFMGTAFTLTDHFFAERIGSHGINVNMPDELHTDTLDSIVYDELIFRTINPSSRKRVIGIVDELTDAGAEAIVFAASELSLLVRPQDVEIPVLDVITVHVEDAVSRALA from the coding sequence GTGCAGACGATCGGACTCATCGGCGGACTGAGCTGGGAATCCAGCGCCGTCTACTACGAAGGTCTCAACAAGGGTGTCCAGGCCCAGCTCGGTGGCCTCCACTCCGCGAAGGTCGTGCTGGTGTCGGTGGATCTCGCCGAGCTGACCGACCTGCAGCAGCAGGGCGACTGGGACACCGTCGCGCAGATCCTGGGTGACGCCGCGAAGGGCGCTGAGGCCGCGGGTGCGGACTTCCTGCTGCTCGCCGCCACCACCTTCCACCGCGTCTACGACCAGATCGCCGCCGCCGTGTCGATCCCCGTCGTGCACCTCGCCGACCTGATGGCCGAGCGGATCAAGGCTGCCGGCTTCTCGACGGTCGGGTTCATGGGCACTGCGTTCACGCTGACCGACCACTTCTTCGCCGAGCGGATCGGGTCCCACGGCATCAACGTCAACATGCCGGACGAGCTGCACACGGACACGCTGGACTCGATCGTCTACGACGAGCTCATCTTCCGCACGATCAACCCCAGCTCCCGCAAGCGCGTCATCGGCATCGTCGACGAGCTGACCGACGCCGGCGCCGAGGCGATCGTCTTCGCCGCCAGCGAGCTCTCGCTGCTCGTCCGCCCGCAGGACGTCGAGATCCCCGTTCTCGACGTCATCACCGTGCATGTCGAGGACGCGGTCAGCCGCGCCCTCGCCTGA
- a CDS encoding SDR family NAD(P)-dependent oxidoreductase: MTKTAVVTGASSGIGAETARQLVAAGYHVFLAARRLDRIEALAAELGEGAATPITTDVTDTASVAALAEAVGPRLDVLVNNAGGAFGTTPVAEGDPEEWRAMFDVNVIGTLAVTRALLPALVASGAGAIVNVGSIAGRIAYEGGGGYNAAKFGVKALTNALRLEIVDQPVRVMEIAPGMVKTEEFSLVRMAGDAEAAEKVYAGVPEPLVAADIADAIVWMVTRPAHVNIDELVIKPRVQAAPHKVHRI, from the coding sequence ATGACGAAGACAGCGGTGGTCACTGGGGCGTCCTCGGGTATCGGCGCGGAGACGGCGCGCCAGCTCGTCGCCGCCGGATATCACGTCTTCCTCGCCGCCCGTCGACTCGACCGGATCGAGGCCCTGGCCGCCGAGCTGGGCGAGGGTGCGGCCACGCCGATCACCACCGACGTCACCGACACCGCCTCCGTTGCGGCGCTGGCGGAGGCGGTCGGCCCGCGGCTCGACGTACTCGTGAACAACGCCGGTGGCGCCTTCGGCACCACTCCTGTCGCCGAGGGTGACCCCGAGGAGTGGCGGGCGATGTTCGACGTCAACGTGATCGGCACGCTGGCGGTCACGCGCGCCCTGCTGCCCGCCCTCGTCGCGAGCGGCGCCGGCGCCATCGTCAATGTCGGCTCGATCGCGGGCCGGATCGCCTACGAGGGCGGAGGCGGCTACAACGCCGCGAAGTTCGGGGTGAAGGCGCTCACCAACGCGCTGCGCCTCGAGATCGTGGACCAGCCCGTGCGGGTGATGGAGATCGCCCCCGGGATGGTGAAGACCGAGGAGTTCTCGCTCGTGCGGATGGCGGGCGACGCGGAGGCGGCGGAGAAGGTGTACGCCGGCGTGCCCGAGCCCCTGGTCGCCGCCGACATCGCCGACGCGATCGTCTGGATGGTCACGCGGCCCGCCCACGTCAACATCGACGAGCTCGTGATCAAGCCCCGGGTGCAGGCGGCTCCGCACAAGGTCCACCGGATCTAG
- the mshA gene encoding D-inositol-3-phosphate glycosyltransferase yields the protein MVPILDRVSAEAVRRVAMISLHTSPLDQPGTGDAGGMNVYVLELSRRLAAQGVEVDIFTRATSSTQPASHGVDTTGAAITVHHVAAGPFEGLSKAELPGQLCTFAREVLRVETTHEPGWYDAVHSHYWLSGQVGALCRDRWGVPLVHSMHTMAKVKNLWMAEDDTPEPAARLIGEEQVVEAADLLIANTDLEASQLIELYDADPARVAVVHPGVDLDRFMPEGKGRARALFGLPAAAHIVMFAGRIQPLKAPDVLLRAVAVMLERVPSLRSTLLVPIIGGPSGSGLDRPESLAALAAQLGVSDVVRFIPPVDQQELATWYSTADVVAVPSYNESFGLVAIEAQACGTPVVAAAVGGLTTAVRHGESGLLVDGHDPARWADALIRVLLDPGLHARLSAGAVAHARDFSWEATAAHTLDLYLKAGSLVREGAS from the coding sequence ATGGTGCCTATTCTGGACCGCGTGAGTGCGGAGGCCGTACGCCGGGTGGCGATGATCAGCCTCCACACCTCGCCGCTCGACCAGCCCGGAACGGGCGACGCCGGCGGCATGAACGTCTACGTACTGGAGCTCTCGCGGCGCCTCGCCGCGCAGGGCGTCGAGGTCGACATCTTCACCCGGGCGACCTCCTCCACGCAGCCCGCCTCACACGGCGTCGACACGACCGGCGCCGCAATCACCGTGCACCATGTGGCGGCCGGACCCTTCGAGGGGCTCTCGAAGGCGGAGCTGCCCGGCCAGCTCTGCACCTTCGCCCGCGAGGTGCTCCGCGTCGAGACGACCCACGAGCCCGGCTGGTACGACGCCGTCCACTCCCACTACTGGCTCTCCGGCCAGGTCGGAGCCCTGTGCCGGGATCGTTGGGGGGTCCCGCTCGTCCACTCGATGCACACGATGGCCAAGGTCAAGAACCTCTGGATGGCCGAGGACGACACCCCCGAGCCGGCCGCGCGGCTGATCGGGGAGGAGCAGGTGGTCGAGGCGGCCGACCTGCTCATCGCCAACACGGACCTCGAGGCCTCCCAGCTGATCGAGCTCTACGACGCCGATCCCGCCCGCGTCGCGGTCGTGCATCCCGGCGTCGACCTCGACCGCTTCATGCCGGAGGGCAAGGGCCGGGCGCGGGCCCTCTTCGGGCTGCCGGCCGCGGCCCACATCGTGATGTTCGCCGGCCGGATCCAGCCGCTCAAGGCGCCCGACGTACTCCTCCGCGCCGTGGCCGTGATGCTGGAGCGGGTCCCCTCGCTGCGGTCCACGCTCCTTGTCCCCATCATCGGCGGGCCGTCCGGCAGCGGACTGGATCGGCCCGAGTCGCTCGCGGCCCTCGCCGCCCAGCTCGGCGTCAGCGACGTGGTGCGGTTCATCCCGCCGGTGGACCAGCAGGAGCTCGCCACCTGGTACTCCACCGCCGACGTCGTCGCCGTGCCCTCGTACAACGAGTCCTTCGGCCTGGTCGCGATCGAGGCGCAGGCCTGCGGCACGCCGGTCGTCGCGGCTGCGGTCGGCGGGCTGACCACTGCGGTTCGGCACGGTGAGTCCGGACTCCTGGTCGACGGCCATGACCCCGCCCGCTGGGCCGACGCCCTCATCCGGGTCCTCCTCGACCCCGGGCTGCACGCGCGGCTCAGCGCAGGCGCGGTCGCACACGCCCGTGACTTCTCCTGGGAGGCCACCGCCGCCCACACCCTCGACCTCTACCTGAAGGCCGGTTCGCTGGTCCGCGAAGGAGCCTCATGA
- a CDS encoding YbjN domain-containing protein, which yields MTRDEQLDVVRTWLGDNEVEFTETGSTEDGETGQVSFSFALPGERKLQTPVRLDLGTHALGVHAFVCRKPDENFEGVYRWLLEKNLRLYAVAFALDKDGDIYLDARLPLALVTPDELDRLLGSVLTYADESFNPILELGFASSIRKEWEWRLSRGESTANLAAFEHLKP from the coding sequence ATGACGCGCGACGAGCAGCTCGACGTCGTACGGACGTGGCTGGGTGACAACGAGGTCGAGTTCACCGAGACCGGATCGACCGAGGATGGCGAGACCGGCCAGGTCAGCTTCTCCTTCGCCCTGCCCGGTGAGCGGAAGCTCCAGACGCCGGTGCGCCTCGACCTCGGCACCCACGCACTCGGCGTGCACGCCTTCGTCTGCCGCAAGCCCGACGAGAACTTCGAGGGCGTCTACCGCTGGCTCCTGGAGAAGAACCTCCGCCTGTACGCCGTCGCCTTCGCGCTCGACAAGGACGGCGACATCTACCTCGACGCCCGGCTCCCGCTCGCGCTCGTCACGCCCGACGAGCTCGACCGCCTGCTCGGCTCGGTCCTGACGTACGCCGACGAGTCGTTCAACCCGATCCTCGAGCTGGGCTTCGCCAGCTCGATCCGCAAGGAGTGGGAGTGGAGGCTCTCCCGAGGAGAGTCCACCGCCAATCTCGCCGCCTTCGAACACTTGAAGCCCTGA
- a CDS encoding response regulator transcription factor, translating to MTRVLVVEDEESYSEALSYMLRKEGFEVAIAENGDDALKEFDRNGADIVLLDLMLPGIPGTEVCRQIRQTSAVPVIMVSAKDDEVDKVVGLELGADDYVTKPYSPRELVARIRAVLRRGTEPDLAPQTLEAGPVRMDVERHVVTVNGGEQRLPLKEFELLEMFLRNPGRVLTRGQLIDRVWGSDYVGDTKTLDVHVKRLRAKLEPDPSEPKYLVTVRGLGYKLDL from the coding sequence GTGACCCGGGTTCTTGTCGTCGAGGACGAAGAGTCCTACTCCGAAGCCCTGTCCTACATGCTCCGCAAGGAGGGCTTCGAGGTCGCGATCGCCGAGAACGGCGACGACGCGCTCAAGGAGTTCGACCGAAACGGCGCCGACATCGTGCTGCTCGACCTCATGCTTCCGGGCATCCCCGGCACCGAGGTCTGCCGTCAGATCCGCCAGACGTCCGCCGTGCCCGTCATCATGGTCTCGGCCAAGGACGACGAGGTCGACAAGGTCGTGGGCCTCGAGCTCGGCGCCGACGACTACGTCACCAAGCCCTACTCCCCGCGTGAGCTCGTCGCCCGCATCCGCGCCGTCCTGCGTCGCGGCACCGAGCCCGACCTTGCTCCGCAGACCCTCGAGGCCGGCCCGGTCCGGATGGACGTCGAGCGTCACGTCGTCACCGTCAACGGCGGTGAGCAGCGGCTGCCGCTCAAGGAGTTCGAACTCCTGGAGATGTTCCTGCGCAACCCCGGTCGTGTCCTCACCCGTGGTCAGCTCATCGACCGCGTCTGGGGCTCGGACTACGTCGGCGACACCAAGACGCTCGACGTCCACGTGAAGCGCCTCCGCGCCAAGCTGGAGCCCGACCCTTCGGAGCCGAAGTACCTCGTCACCGTGCGCGGCCTCGGCTACAAGCTCGACCTCTGA
- a CDS encoding sensor histidine kinase, whose product MNPTTQAFVAAILGAVVAGAAVLAWHISDRQQRRLPVTEAPVVPPEVATVLSVLRSSAVVLDDDDVVVKASAPTYALGLVRGTTLLSDELSSLVHQVRRDGQIRETELVLSRVGAPARHVVARVAPLGTRLVLALLEDRTRERRIEAVRRDFVANVSHELKTPVGAIRVLADAVSDAADDPVAVKRFSERMLIESDRLTELVQQIIELSRLQGDEPLEAPIEVDVDAVIANAVDVVGVDAQRKHITIVTGGKKDLGVVGNEEQVMTAVTNLVANAVNYSEPGSSVSITTKATNGNVAISVVDQGIGIPSDELDRIFERFYRVDPARHRSTGGTGLGLSIVKHVAATHGGEVKVWSVEGQGSTFTLTLPQYVAADHAAPHQEVSP is encoded by the coding sequence GTGAACCCGACGACGCAGGCGTTTGTCGCCGCGATCCTCGGGGCAGTCGTCGCCGGAGCCGCCGTGCTCGCCTGGCACATCAGCGATCGCCAGCAGCGTCGGCTCCCGGTGACCGAGGCACCGGTCGTCCCGCCCGAGGTCGCCACGGTCCTCTCCGTGCTGCGCTCCTCGGCCGTCGTGCTCGACGATGACGATGTTGTGGTCAAGGCCAGCGCGCCGACGTACGCGCTCGGCCTGGTCCGCGGCACGACACTCCTCTCCGACGAGCTCTCCTCCCTCGTCCACCAGGTCCGCCGCGACGGGCAGATCCGCGAGACCGAGCTCGTCCTCTCGCGCGTGGGCGCGCCCGCACGTCACGTGGTCGCGCGCGTGGCGCCGCTCGGCACGCGCCTGGTGCTCGCCCTGCTCGAGGACCGCACCCGCGAGCGCCGGATCGAGGCCGTACGCCGCGACTTCGTCGCCAACGTCTCGCACGAGCTCAAGACGCCGGTCGGCGCGATCCGCGTGCTGGCAGATGCCGTCAGCGACGCCGCCGACGACCCGGTCGCGGTGAAGCGCTTCTCGGAGCGGATGCTCATCGAGTCCGACCGCCTCACCGAGCTGGTGCAGCAGATCATCGAGCTCTCCCGCCTCCAGGGCGACGAGCCGCTCGAGGCGCCGATCGAGGTCGACGTCGACGCGGTGATCGCCAACGCGGTCGACGTCGTCGGCGTCGACGCGCAGCGCAAGCACATCACCATCGTCACCGGCGGCAAGAAGGACCTCGGCGTCGTCGGCAACGAGGAGCAGGTGATGACGGCGGTGACCAACCTCGTCGCCAACGCGGTCAACTACTCCGAGCCGGGCTCGTCGGTCTCGATCACAACGAAGGCCACCAACGGGAACGTCGCGATCTCCGTGGTCGACCAAGGGATCGGCATCCCGTCCGACGAGCTCGATCGCATCTTCGAGCGTTTCTACCGGGTCGACCCCGCCCGCCACCGCTCCACCGGCGGCACCGGCCTGGGCCTGTCGATCGTCAAGCATGTCGCCGCCACCCATGGCGGCGAGGTGAAGGTCTGGTCAGTCGAGGGACAGGGCTCGACCTTCACACTCACCCTTCCGCAATATGTCGCGGCGGACCATGCCGCACCCCATCAGGAGGTAAGCCCGTGA
- the phoU gene encoding phosphate signaling complex protein PhoU gives MREAFHDELEAVFSDLADICDQVEVAVGFATQSLLGADENLAQQVITGDAAIDHAREAVEERCFELLAQQSPVAGDLRVIVAALRMVSDLERMGDLSVHVAKIARLRVPNVAVPEGPHATISKMAEVAEAMVHRTAEIIRSRDVSDAGSLAVDDEEMDRLRRNTFADMLGDDWSHGVEAAVDVALLGRYYERIADHAVSVANRIVFVVTGQNPAYAEA, from the coding sequence ATGCGTGAAGCGTTCCACGACGAACTCGAGGCGGTCTTCTCCGACCTTGCCGACATCTGTGACCAGGTCGAGGTGGCCGTCGGCTTCGCCACCCAGTCCCTCCTCGGCGCCGACGAGAACCTCGCCCAGCAGGTCATCACCGGAGACGCCGCGATCGACCACGCCCGCGAGGCCGTCGAGGAGCGCTGCTTCGAGCTGCTCGCCCAGCAGTCCCCGGTCGCCGGTGATCTCCGTGTCATCGTCGCCGCCCTGCGCATGGTCAGTGACCTCGAGCGGATGGGGGACCTCTCGGTCCACGTCGCCAAGATCGCCCGCCTCCGGGTGCCGAACGTCGCCGTCCCCGAAGGTCCCCACGCGACCATCTCGAAGATGGCCGAGGTCGCCGAGGCGATGGTCCACCGCACCGCCGAGATCATCCGCAGCCGCGACGTCAGCGACGCCGGCTCCCTCGCGGTCGACGACGAGGAGATGGACCGCCTGCGGCGCAACACCTTCGCTGACATGCTGGGTGACGACTGGTCGCACGGTGTCGAGGCCGCCGTCGATGTCGCCCTCCTCGGCCGCTACTACGAGCGCATCGCCGACCACGCCGTCTCCGTGGCCAACCGGATCGTGTTCGTCGTGACCGGCCAGAACCCCGCCTACGCCGAAGCGTGA